A genomic window from Pungitius pungitius chromosome 12, fPunPun2.1, whole genome shotgun sequence includes:
- the LOC119220830 gene encoding myosin-11-like, whose amino-acid sequence MADPAPDDSKFLFLDNDFRNSGVAQADWSAKKMVWVPSEKEGFEAASVKEEKGDELLVELSNGQKVTVNKDDIQKMNPPKFSKVEDMAALTFLNEASVLQNLRERYFSSLIYTYSGLFCVVVNPYKMLPIYSEKIIEMYKGKKRHEVPPHIYSITDNAYRNMMQDREDQSILCTGESGAGKTENTKKVIQYLAVVASSHKGKKDNPPAQQAGSLAYGELEKQLLQANPILEAFGNAKTIKNDNSSRFGKFIKLNFDVTGYLVGANIDTYLLEKSRCIRQGNTERAFHIFYYMVAGAKDKLKEELLLEDFSSYRFLVAGHVEISGQEDDEMFIETLEAMEIMGFTEEERIGMMKVVSTVLQLGNVKFEKERNSEQATMPDNTAAQKVCHLQGINVTDFTRAILTPRIKVGREVVQKAQTKQQADFAVEALAKAMYERLFRWILARVNKTLDKSKRQSSSFLGILDIAGFEIFEDNSFEQLCINYTNERLQQLFNHTMFILEQEEYKREGIEWNFIDFGLDLLPCIELIERPNNPPGILALLDEECWFPKATDVSFVDKLLNTHTGHVKFSKPKQHKDKLMFTVMHYAGKVDYNAASWLTKNMDPLNDNVTALLNTSSSNFIQDLWKDADRVVGLETMTKMSESSAPTKSKKGMFRTVGQLYKESLGKLMTTLHNTQPNFVRCIIPNHEKRAGKMDSNLVLEQLRCNGVLEGIRICRQGFPNRIVFQEFRQRYEILAAHAIPKGFMDGKQACCLMVKHLDLDTNLYRIGQSKMFFRTGVLAQLEEERDLKLTVVIIAFQAQARGFLARKAFSKRQQQLTAMKVIQRNCACYLKLKNWQWWRLFTKVKPLLQVTRQEEEMGQKDEELKAAKEVAVKTEAELKEITQKHTQLMEERVQLETKLQAETELYAEAEEMRVRLEAKKQELEEVLHEMEARLEEEEDRSHALHQERKEMEQQLQMMETHIAEEEDARQQLQLEKVAVEGKVKKLEEDVLVMEDQNNKLQKERKLLEERMADMSSNLAEEEEKSKNLNKLKTKHESMISDLEVRMKKEEKGRQDMEKAKRKVEAELADLQDQNADLQAQLAELRAQLAAKEEELQATLARLEEECNQRAAAVKRVRELEAQLSELQEDLEAERAARAKVEAARRDLGEELNALRTELEDSLDTTAAQQELRAKREQEVAALKKAMDDEGRGHEAQIQDLRQKHSQVVEELNEQLEQAKRVRAGLEKAKQALEKEAADLGADLRSLANAKQDVEHKKKKLEGQLNDLHSRFNESERQKAELAERVSKTTMELESMTSVLNDAEGKNIKLSKDVSGLSSQLQDAQELLSEETRQKLNLSGRLRQMEEDRNGLMEQLEEETEAKRGVERQVSSLNMQLSDCKKKLEESCVAAEMLEEGKKRLQRELEAAIGEYEEKASAYDKLEKSRSRMQQELEDVFMDLDSQRQLVSNLEKKQKKFDQMLAEERAVSCKFAEERDRAEAEAREKETRALALARALEENQGALEEAEKTVKALRGEMEDLISSKDDVGKSVHDLDKAKRGLEAMVDEMRTQMDELEDELQVAEDAKLRLEVNTQALRAQHERELHARDEMGEEKRKQLLKQVRELEAELEEERKQRGQTSGSKKKLEGEMKDLEDQLEATSRGRDEAVKQLRKIQGQVKDLQRELEDSRAAQKEVLSSARESERRTKAVEADVVQLHEMLAAAERARKQAEMERDELSEELANNSSGKSLLSDEKRRLDTKISQLEEELEEEQANVESLNERLRKSQQLVDQMGAELAAERSTSQSREASRQQLERQNRELKAKLQEVEGQGRSKLKASITALELKLREVEEQLEIESRERQTNAKNLRQKEKKLKDLSIQMEDERKQAQQYKDQAEKGNVRVKQLKHQLEEAEEEAQRVAAARRKLQRELDEAAEANDALSRDLTSMRSKLRRGGGGEAAFSSPSPRSSGGGGVRSLSLGGSISRRSTVRENSVELMEEEPPSRSRTPSPPVDPRGEVDAYSPDE is encoded by the exons ATGGCTGACCCGGCGCCCGACGACAGCAAGTTCCTCTTCCTGGACAACGACTTCCGCAACAGCGGGGTGGCGCAGGCCGACTGGTCGGCCAAGAAGATGGTGTGGGTGCCGTCGGAGAAGGAGGGCTTCGAGGCGGCGAGCGTCAAGGAGGAGAAGGGCGACGAG ctgctggtggagctctCCAACGGTCAGAAGGTGACGGTGAACAAAGACGACATCCAGAAGATGAACCCGCCCAAGTTCAGCAAGGTGGAGGACATGGCCGCCCTCACCTTCCTCAACGAGGCCTCCGTCCTGCAGAACCTCCGGGAGAGATACTTCTCCAGCCTGATCTAC ACGTACTCGGGCCTCTTCTGTGTGGTGGTGAACCCCTACAAGATGCTGCCCATCTACTCGGAGAAGATCATCGAAATGTACAAGGGCAAGAAACGCCACGAGGTGCCTCCTCACATCTACTCCATCACAGACAACGCCTACAGGAACATGATGCAAG accgtGAGGATCAGTCCATTCTCTGCAC tGGGGAGTCCGGAGCGGGGAAGACGGAGAACACCAAGAAGGTGATCCAGTATCTGGCCGTGGTCGCCTCCTCCCACAAGGGCAAGAAGGACAATCCT CCGGCGCAGCAGGCCGGATCTCTGGCCTAC GGGGAGCTGgagaagcagctgctgcaggcgaACCCCATCCTGGAGGCCTTCGGAAACGCCAAAACCATCAAGAACGACAACTCCTCTCGCTTC GGAAAGTTCATCAAGCTTAACTTCGACGTGACTGGCTATCTGGTCGGAGCCAACATCGACACCT ACCTGCTGGAGAAGTCCCGCTGCATCCGACAGGGCAACACCGAGAGGGCCTTCCACATCTTCTACTACATGGTGGCGGGGGCCAAAGACAAGTTGAAGG AGGAGCTTCTGCTGGAAGACTTCAGCAGCTATCGCTTCCTGGTGGCCGGACATGTGGAGATCTCCGGGCAGGAGGACGACGAGATGTTCATCGAGACCCTGGAGGCCATGGAGATCATGGGCTTCACCGAGGAGGAGCGAATAG GCATGATGAAGGTGGTGTCCACCGTTCTTCAGCTGGGAAACGTGAAGTTCGAGAAGGAGAGGAACAGCGAGCAGGCCACGATGCCCGACAACACCG ccgcACAGAAGGTGTGCCACCTGCAGGGCATCAACGTCACTGACTTCACCCGCGCCATCCTCACCCCTCGGATCAAAGTGGGCCGGGAGGTGGTGCAGAAGGCGCAGACCAAGCAGCAG gccGACTTCGCGGTGGAGGCTCTGGCGAAGGCCATGTACGAGCGTCTGTTCCGCTGGATCCTGGCCCGAGTCAACAAGACGCTGGACAAGAGCAAGAGGCAGTCCAGCTCCTTCCTGGGCATCCTGGACATCGCCGGCTTCGAGATCTTCGAG gACAACTCCTTCGAGCAGCTCTGCATCAACTACACCAACGAGCGCCTGCAGCAGCTCTTCAACCACACCATGTTCAtcctggagcaggaggagtacaAGCGGGAGGGCATCGAGTGGAACTTCATTGACTTCGGCCTGGACCTGCTGCCCTGCATCGAGCTCATCGAGAGGCCG AACAACCCCCCAGGCATCCTGGCCCTGCTGGACGAGGAGTGCTGGTTCCCCAAAGCCACCGACGTCTCCTTCGTGGACAAGCTGCTCAACACCCACACGGGCCACGTGAAGTTCTCCAAACCCAAACAGCACAAAGACAAGCTGATGTTCACCGTGATGCACTACGCCGGCAAG GTGGACTACAACGCGGCCAGCTGGCTGACCAAGAACATGGACCCTCTGAACGACAACGTGACGGCGCTCCTCAACACATCCTCCAGCAACTTCATCCAGGACCTGTGGAAGGACG cggaCCGGGTGGTCGGCCTGGAGACCATGACCAAGATGTCGGAGAGCTCAGCCCCCACCAAGTCGAAGAAGGGCATGTTCCGCACGGTGGGGCAGCTGTACAAGGAGTCTCTGGGGAAGCTGATGACCACGCTGCACAACACGCAGCCCAACTTCGTGCGCTGCATCATCCCCAACCACGAGAAGAGG GCGGGGAAGATGGATTCCAACCTGGTGCTGGAGCAGCTGCGCTGTAACGGCGTTCTGGAGGGAATCCGCATCTGCAGGCAGGGCTTCCCCAACCGCATCGTGTTCCAGGAGTTCAGACAGAG ATATGAGATTCTGGCTGCTCACGCCATCCCAAAAGGCTTCATGGACGGGAAGCAGGCGTGCTGTCTGATG gtgaagcacctggacctggacacCAACCTGTACCGCATCGGTCAGAGTAAGATGTTCTTCAGGACCGGAGTCCTagctcagctggaggaggagagagacctCAAACTGACCGTGGTCATCATCGCCTTCCAGGCTCAGGCCCGCGGCTTCCTGGCCCGCAA GGCCTTCAGTAAGCGTCAGCAGCAGCTGACGGCCATGAAGGTGATCCAGAGGAACTGCGCCTGTTACCTGAAGCTGAAGAACTGGCAGTGGTGGAGGCTCTTCACCaag GTGAAGCCGCTGCTGCAGGTCACCAGGCAAGAGGAAGAAATGGGTCAGAAAGACGAGGAGCTGAAGGCGGCGAAGGAGGTGGCGGTGAAGACGGAGGCCGAGCTGAAGGAGATCACCCAGAAGCACacccag ctgatggaggagcgAGTCCAGCTGGAGACGAAGCTGCAGGCGGAGACGGAGCTGTACGCCGAGGCCGAGGAGATGAGGGTCCGCCTGGAGGCCAAgaagcaggagctggaggaggtgctgcaCGAGATGGAGGCccgtctggaggaggaggaggaccggaGCCACGCCCTGCaccaggagaggaaggagatggagcagcagctgcag ATGATGGAGACGCACatcgcagaagaagaagacgctcgtcagcagctgcagctggagaaggTGGCCGTGGAGGGAAAAgtgaagaagctggaggaggacgttCTGGTGATGGAGGACCAGAACAACAAGCTGCAGAAG GAGCGGAAGCttctggaggagaggatggccGACATGAGCTCCAAcctggccgaggaggaggagaagtccaAGAACCTGAACAAGCTGAAGACCAAACACGAGTCCATGATCTCAGACCTGGAGG TGCGtatgaagaaggaggagaagggccGCCAGGACATGGAGAAGGCCAAGAGGaaggtggaggcggagcttgcTGACCTTCAGGATCAAAACGCCGACCTCCAGGCCCAACTGGCCGAACTCCGAGCACAGCTGGCTgccaaggaggaggagcttcaggCCACACTGGCTCG CCTGGAGGAGGAGTGCAACCAGCGGGCGGCGGCGGTGAAGCGCGTGCGGGAGCTGGAGGCGCAGCTCtccgagctgcaggaggacctGGAGGCCGAGCGGGCGGCGAGGGCGAAGGTGGAGGCGGCCCGCCGGGACCTGGGGGAGGAGCTTAACGCGCTGCGCACCGAGCTGGAGGACAGCCTGGACACCACCGCCGCCCAGCAGGAGCTACG GGCGAAGCGCGAACAGGAAGTGGCGGCGCTGAAGAAGGCGATGGACGACGAGGGGCGGGGCCACGAGGCCCAGATCCAGGACCTGAGGCAGAAACACAGCCAGGTGGTGGAAGAGCTCAatgagcagctggagcaggccaagagg GTGAGAGCCGGTCTGGAGAAGGCCAAGCAGGCTTTGGAGAAGGAGGCCGCCGACCTCGGCGCCGACCTGCGATCCCTCGCCAACGCCAAACAGGACGTGgagcacaagaagaagaagctggagggTCAGCTGAACGACCTCCACTCGCGCTTCAACGAGAGCGAGCGGCAGAAGGCCGAGCTCGCAGAACGGGTCTCCAAGACGACC ATGGAGCTGGAAAGTATGACGAGTGTCCTGAACGATGCGGAGGGAAAGAACATCAAGCTGAGCAAAGACGTCTCCGGCCTGTCCTCACAGCTCCAGGACGCACAG GAGCTGCTGTCGGAGGAGACCCGTCAGAAGCTGAACCTCTCCGGACGCCTCCGTCAGATGGAGGAGGACCGCAACGGCCtgatggagcagctggaggaggagacggaggccaAGCGGGGCGTGGAGAGGCAGGTCTCCAGCCTCAACATGCAG CTGTCCGACTGcaagaagaagctggaggagagctGCGTGGCGGCGGAGATGctggaggagggaaagaagcgTCTGCAGCGCGAGTTGGAGGCGGCCATCGGCGAGTACGAGGAGAAGGCCTCGGCCTACGACAAGCTGGAGAAGAGCCGCAGCAGGAtgcagcaggagctggaggacgtcTTCATGGACCTGGACAGCCAGCGGCAGCTGGTGTCCAAcctggagaagaagcagaagaagttcGATCAG ATGCTGGCGGAGGAGCGCGCCGTCTCCTGCAAGTTCGCGGAGGAGCGCGATCGGGCGGAGGCGGAGGCGAGGGAGAAGGAGACGAGGGCGCTGGCTCTGGCCAGAGCTCTGGAGGAGAACCAGGGCGCtctggaggaggcagagaagaCGGTGAAGGCCCTCCGAGGCGAGATGGAGGACCTCATCAGCTCCAAGGACGACGTGGGGAAGAGC GTCCACGACCTGGACAAGGCCAAGCGCGGCCTGGAGGCCATGGTGGACGAGATGAGGACGCAGATGGACGAGCTGGAGGACGAGCTGCAGGTCGCTGAGGACGCCAAACTGCGCCTGGAGGTCAACACTCAGGCCCTGAGGGCGCAGCACGAGAGGGAGCTGCACGCCCGAGACGAGATGggcgaggagaagaggaagcagctCCTCAAACAG GTGCGtgagctggaggcggagcttgaggaggagaggaagcagcgaGGCCAAACGTCTGGCAGCAAGAAGAAGCTGGAGGGCGAGATGAAGGACCTGGAGGACCAGCTGGAggccaccagcagggggcgcgaCGAGGCCGTCAAGCAGCTGCGCAAGATCCAG GGCCAGGTGAAGGATCTccagagggagctggaggactCGCGTGCGGCCCAGAAGGAGGTCCTCTCCTCAGCCCGGGAGTCCGAGCGCAGAACCAAGGCCGTGGAGGCCGACGTAGTCCAGCTGCACGAG atGTTGGCAGCTGCTGAGAGAGCTCGTAAGCAGgcggagatggagagagacgaGCTGTCTGAGGAGCTGGCCAACAACTCCTCCGGAAA gtCTCTGCTGTCGGACGAGAAGCGTCGCCTGGACACCAAGATcagccagctggaggaggagctggaggaggagcaggccaaCGTGGAGAGCCTCAACGAGCGGCTGAGGAAGAGCCAGCAGCTG GTGGACCAGATGGGGGCGGAGCTGGCGGCGGAGCGCTCCACCTCTCAGAGCCGGGAGGCGTCCcggcagcagctggagaggcAGAACCGAGAGCTGAAGGCcaagctgcaggaggtggagggccAGGGCCGGTCCAAGCTCAAGGCCTCCATCACCGCCCTGGAGCTCAAgctgagggaggtggaggagcagctggagattGAGAGCAG AGAGCGTCAGACAAACGCCAAGAACCTCcgtcagaaggagaagaagctgaaggacCTGAGCATCCAGATGGAGGACGAGAGGAAGCAGGCGCAGCAGTACAAAGACCAg